One Trichomycterus rosablanca isolate fTriRos1 chromosome 10, fTriRos1.hap1, whole genome shotgun sequence DNA window includes the following coding sequences:
- the map3k8 gene encoding mitogen-activated protein kinase kinase kinase 8 — translation MDFQNDNVGIELLLAHMNIEDIIEAVERIYSQRDDEECLSPEKMDENLDCSDVLASRDYGSGIQNGKVRYGNVTDLLAFINMISNTPASKLSEIREEIGVLLNKTDMIVKEGRYRIDLDVLLFPWRLTYKAQGSSHIPKGSFGKVHLAQDIKTRKRMACKRIHLEYFKPADVEFQARFHHENIAELYGALLWDQTVHLFMEAGEGGSVLEKLESCGPMREFEIIWVTQQVLRGLEYLHSHNIIHHDIKPSNIVLMSAKAVMVDFGLTVQMTEDVYIPRDLRGTEMYMSPELVLCRGHTTKTDIYSLGTSIIHMQTASPPWVRRYPRSSYPSYLYIIHKQAPPLEDISEDCSPAMRGLLERALERVPSRRSSATELLNEEALHPSREDQPRCWSLDSALGEGTHPLLRQQSHMSDSTQDSSSLYTEDSGPCKRKGSLYVDLGALAGYYNFVRGPPTTEYG, via the exons ATGGATTTCCAGAACGACAATGTGGGTATAGAACTGCTTCTGGCTCACATGAATATCGAAGACATCATTGAGGCAGTGGAGCGTATCTACTCTCAGAGAGACGACGAAGAGTGTCTGTCACCGGAAAAAATGGATGAAAACTTGGATTGCTCAGATGTTTTGGCCTCAAGGGACTATGGTTCTGGCATTCAGAATGGGAAAGTGAGGTACGGGAATGTGACAGACCTGCTGGCCTTCATCAACATGATTTCTAATACACCAGCCTCCAAACTGTCCGAGATAAGAGAAGAAATTGGAGTGCTGCTGAACAAG ACCGACATGATTGTTAAGGAGGGGCGTTATCGCATTGATTTGGACGTGCTCCTCTTTCCATGGAGGCTGACCTACAAGGCTCAAGGCTCGAGCCACATTCCTAAGGGCTCCTTCGGGAAAGTCCACTTGGCTCAGGACATCAAAACACGCAAGCGAATGGCATGCAAACGA ATCCATTTGGAGTACTTTAAACCAGCAGACGTGGAGTTCCAGGCTCGGTTCCATCATGAAAACATTGCTGAGCTGTATGGGGCACTGCTGTGGGACCAGACTGTGCACCTCTTCATGGAGGCAGGAGAAGGAGGGTCTGTTCTGGAAAAGCTGGAAAGCTGTGGACCAATGAGAGAGTTCGAGATCATTTGGGTCACACAGCAGGTTCTGCGTGGACTGGAGTACCTTCACTCGCACAACATTATTCACCATGACATCAAAC CCAGTAACATTGTGCTGATGTCTGCTAAAGCTGTTATGGTGGACTTTGGTCTAACAGTGCAGATGACGGAGGATGTGTACATTCCAAGAGACCTTAGAGGAACTGAG ATGTACATGAGTCCAGAGCTGGTCCTGTGTCGAGGACATACCACAAAGACTGATATCTACAGTCTGGGCACTAGTATTATTCACATGCAGACTGCAAGCCCTCCATGGGTGAGGAGATACCCACGCTCATCATACCCTTCTTACCTGTACATA ATCCATAAGCAGGCCCCTCCTTTGGAGGACATATCTGAGGACTGCAGTCCCGCAATGCGAGGCCTCCTGGAGCGGGCTCTGGAGAGGGTCCCATCGCGTAGGAGCTCTGCCACAGAGCTTCTGAACGAGGAAGCCCTTCACCCTTCACGAGAAGACCAGCCTCGCTGCTGGAGTCTGGACTCTGCTCTTGGAGAGGGAACACACCCACTTCTACGCCAACAAAGTCACATGTCAGACAGCACACAAG ACTCCTCTTCACTGTATACTGAAGACTCCGGGCCTTGCAAGAGGAAAGGTTCCCTCTACGTGGATCTTGGAGCTCTAGCTGGCTACTATAACTTTGTCAGGGGGCCACCGACAACCG